A region of the Anaeromusa acidaminophila DSM 3853 genome:
GAGGCGGTGGCTCGATGAAAACGGTCATTATTGTACAGGCGCGTATGACCTCAACGCGATTGCCGGGTAAGGTGCTTAAAGAAGTATTGGGGAAACCCTTGCTGGCCTATCAACTGGAACGATTGCGCCGAGTTCAATTGGCGGATGAGATTGTTTTGGCAACAACAACCAATCAAACAGATGACGTACTCGCCGCGTTTGCCGCTAAAGAAGAGATTCGTTGTTTTCGAGGCGACGAGCAGGACGTGTTGGATCGGTATTATCAAGCGGCTGTAATGGCGGAGGCGGATGTGGTAGTTAGGGTGACTTCGGATTGCCCTCTGATTGAGCCTGCTATTATTGATGAAGTGATTCAAGTATACTTTAAAAGCCCGAGCGTAGATTATGTATCTAATACGTTGAGCCGTACCTATCCACGAGGGCTGGATGTAGAGTGCTTTTCTTTTAAGACTTTAGAAATAGCCTGGAAGAATGCAAATAAAGCCTATGAGCGGGAACATGTAACACCGTATTTGTATCAGCAGCCCAATTTTATAAAAAAAGAATTAAAAGCGGCTGGGGACTATTCGGAGTATCGTTGGACTGTGGACACACAAGAAGATTATGAATTAGTGAGACTTTTGCTGGAAGAATTGTATCCAGTCCAACCGTGTTTTTCTTGGCGTGACGTGCTGCGCGTGCTGGAACGGCATCCGGACTGGAAGCGGCTCAACGCGGAAATTGAGCAGAAGAAGTTGGAAGAATAGCGGAAGAAAGAGAGTGTAATGGTAATGAGTGCATATAAAACCGAACAAGAGTCTTTTTGGGCTGGCGAGTTTGGGGATGCCTATGTGGAACGGAATAAAAGCGCGCAATTGGCAGCGGCGAACTTAGCTTTTTTCAGCCGGATTTTAAGTCGGACAACAGAAACCAGTAGTGTGCTGGAGCTTGGGGCTAATATTGGCATGAACTTAAAGGCGTTACGCCAATTGATTCCGGGGTGCCAATTGACTGCGGTAGAAATTAATCAAACAGCCGTGGAAGAACTTAAAAAGCAAGAGCAAGTGGAAGTATATCATCAATCTATATTTGATTTTGCCGTACAAGATCGGCAGTGGGATTTGACATTTACCAAAGGCGTATTAATTCACTTGGCACCGGAAATGCTGCCGGAAGTGTATAAAACATTATACCAATGCAGTAAAAAATATATTCTTGTAGCGGAATATTATAATCCCTCGCCGGTAGAAATATCTTATCGCGGTCACGATGGGAAATTGTTTAAACGTGATTTTGCAGGAGAGCTTATAGCTCAATATCCAGATTTGCAGGTTGTAGATTACGGCTTCTGCTGGCATAAGGATCCCATGTTTCCTCAAGATGATATTACCTGGTTTTTGTTGAAAAAATGATGGTATGGGGGGACGTGTTTTATGCAATATTGTAAGCGTTGTGTTATGCCGGATACAAAACCGGATTTGGTATTAGATGATGAAGGAATATGCAATGCCTGCCGCAGCTATGAAAAACGCGTAGAAGTGGACTGGGATGCAAGGAAGATAGAGTTAGAGAAAGTTGTAGAAAAATACCGTTCTAAAGATGGAA
Encoded here:
- a CDS encoding cytidylyltransferase domain-containing protein, which produces MKTVIIVQARMTSTRLPGKVLKEVLGKPLLAYQLERLRRVQLADEIVLATTTNQTDDVLAAFAAKEEIRCFRGDEQDVLDRYYQAAVMAEADVVVRVTSDCPLIEPAIIDEVIQVYFKSPSVDYVSNTLSRTYPRGLDVECFSFKTLEIAWKNANKAYEREHVTPYLYQQPNFIKKELKAAGDYSEYRWTVDTQEDYELVRLLLEELYPVQPCFSWRDVLRVLERHPDWKRLNAEIEQKKLEE
- a CDS encoding pseudaminic acid biosynthesis-associated methylase; translation: MSAYKTEQESFWAGEFGDAYVERNKSAQLAAANLAFFSRILSRTTETSSVLELGANIGMNLKALRQLIPGCQLTAVEINQTAVEELKKQEQVEVYHQSIFDFAVQDRQWDLTFTKGVLIHLAPEMLPEVYKTLYQCSKKYILVAEYYNPSPVEISYRGHDGKLFKRDFAGELIAQYPDLQVVDYGFCWHKDPMFPQDDITWFLLKK